In the genome of Pagrus major chromosome 17, Pma_NU_1.0, the window CGTCATAAGTTCAACTATGAGAGAGAGTTTATTTCAGTTAGCAGTGACTGAAGTTAAACTGGTAACACACAACATTTGTGTAAATGTGGATCATCTTGTTAGTTTGgagcaacagtccaaaaaccaaagAGATTCAACTCACAGCGATAAAACATCAAAGAGTATTTAAGGGTCTGGAAGCAGCAAATTGTTGACCTTGTTGTCGGAGTCTGACAGCGTGGAGCTGTGGTCGGGCGTCGTGGCGGTGCTGCGTCCCTCCCTGTGGTGGATCTCCTGGTGCTTCCTGAACACTCTCTGCATGGAGAATCGTTTCTTGCAGACGTCACACTGGAACGGTCTCTCTCCGGTGTGAGACCTCTCGTGTTCCCTCAGCCGGGAGGCTCGGCTGAAACCTCGGCCGCAAATGTCGCACATGAActgcagcgccctctggtggagctgtaggtgctgctgcagcttctccacGGTGGAGAAATCTTTGAGGCACAGGAGGCAGCGATGAAGCGTTTCCTCCTGATGCGTGAAGACAAAGATTTAATCTTTAGGTTAAGAAACAAACAAGCCGCGTCTTTTTGTTGAAAGGCAACTAAACACTGAGTTTGAACTCACCACCTTCACAAAGTCAATAAATGCAttcaactttgactttttgggTGACTTATTCCTTGAAGTTCTCTCCAATGACTCCATCGTCACTCACCTTGCTGGCTGCCCCTTTAGCTTGGACCACAGTGTTTTCCTCGGCATGCCTCTGCAGGTGTTTCCTCAGCAGGCCCGGCCGGTTGAAGCTCTTGCAGCACAGCGAGCAGCGGTGAGGCTTCTCGCCCGTGTGGAGCCTCACGTGGTCCCTGAAGGACGACGGCGTGGAGAACGCTTTCTCACAGAATGTGCAGGAGTAGAGGTTCTTCTCTCCGTGGGTTTTCTGGTGGTCGCTGAGGCCCGTCCTGGAGGCGAAGCGTTTGGGGCACAGCGGGCAGGAGAACGGCCTCTCTCCGGTGTGAGTCCGTTCGTGTTGGACGAGATGCCGCCGCTGAATAAAGCCGCGGCCGCACGCTGAGCAGTGGTGGGGCTTCTCAGCGGCGTGCCGGAGCCGGTGCCGCCGCAGGCAGCCCAGCTGGGCGTAGCTGGCCCCGCAGTCCGGGCAGGAGTACGGCTTCTCGCCGGTGTGGACCCGCTGGTGCACCACCACGTTTATCTTTTTTGTGAAGCGCTTCCCGCAGACGGAGCAGCTGTGCGGTTTGTCGCCAGAGTGTGTGGCCATGTGGTCCGCCAGCCGAGACGGACGAGAAAACTGCCTGCTGCATACTGAACAGTGATGGTGGCGTTTTGACTGACGGCTGCTCTCTGGCGTGGACGGTGTCTCTGTGTCGGGGACGCTCCCGTCTCCTGCAGGACATAATACTGACATTAACATCATGAAGATAATCTGTGTCATTTTGAGAAACCcatcatctctttctctctctgcaggtgagGTGCTCAGACAGTAaacatgaagctacagccaacagctggttagcttagcttagcataaatactggaaacaggtggaaaGAGCTAGCAAGGCTCTGTTCAAAGGTAACGAAATCCACCGACCAGCACATTTTTGGGAACTGAAGATGAAGTGAACTGAAGATCTGTGGGTTGTGGACCaatcaagacatttgaggacgtcatcttgggaaacactgatttgatttatttatttttaatcattttctgacatctgaTCGATTAATCCAGAAaataacagattaatcaacaataaaataatctttagttgcagctttaataaaaatacagttaaacTTGGGATTTACGTACCAGACCAGGGCTCCACAGTGTTTACTGCTGTGTGCCTAACTTTTTTATTCAGGTGAACCCGGTGAACTTCTTCACATGCTCAGTGATTGTAAAGAGGAATGAAGTGCTGATGTTTAAAGTGCTCGTCATCTGTTATCGgggtttattaaaaaaatgattaattgatataaaagtttaaaatgtaatctaCAAAACTGTCTACACACCCAGTTGGTGCTtgttagaaaatgtgttttctacattttgtaTTTGACCTGCTGAATTTCACTTGACAGACTTGCAGACTATTAATCTCAAGCTGTTGTTTGGCTGTTTCAGTGTGGACGGGGATCATTTTAATGTGGGCGTAGTCAAAGAAATAGTCCCTGACCTTCAGCAGGAAGCTGCTGACAGTCCTCTCCTCTTTGTTCTGCTTCCACCTTCACCCCATTCATCTCCTCATGCTCTGCTCCTTCTGAGGGTGGAGGGTCTCCTCGAGGCCtctgagacaaagacaaaggacACAAATACAGATCAGTCAGCACCTGATCAGGGCTGAAGCTCCGCCTGAAGACACTGAGCTCATTTCTACATTTAAGACTCACACCGGGTCTGATCCAGGTCTGATCCAGGTCTGATCCAGGTCTGATCCAGGTCACATCTCAGAGATGTTTCATCGAGTGGAGGTCAAAGTTCATCCACACCAAACTAGGAAAGCCATTTCTTTATGCCGCTGGCTCTGTGCTGGGCTGTCGTCATGTTGGGAGGTAAAGGACGGACACAAGCTGAACTTTAGGGTTTCAGGATGTTAACAGGAGACACAGTGTGCAGCAACGCACCACATGAGAAACGTTTACAGGTgtgtaaacctgttctactGGGACGCCCACGTGAAAGGATGAGCCttaaaattagcataatatgacctcgttaaaaacaaataactggTTTCCATTTAAAAATCTCCATTATTATAATATACAGTTTACTACCAACACTatactgtgttgtgtagtttaaataatgtttcagGAGAACACAAGGTTTTCCAGGTCACATGGGAAcctgtaaaataacaacaactagcatcattattattattattattattattattattattattataatatagaAACTCCTACAGTATAAATGATATAATCCTACAGGACTGGTTCTGAACTCAAGTAGGATTTCTGATCAGAATCCTATTGGACTTCTTGACAAGGACACAGTCTCATATCACAGCATCGATCTCATATCTATGTACTGgccggtccggtccggtccggaTGAGACTGTTAACTTTCCTGGATTATTTATGAGGTTATGTGTAATTACAATGATCACATGAAGCTCATCACTGACGctgaatcatcctttcatcaCATAATGTTCATTCAGTGatcgcgtgtgtgtgtgcggcgcGTTGACTGATGCGTTTCCTCCAATCAGAGAAGAGAAGCGCGGTGAGATGTAAAGAGATgtttaacatgctaacagttATGCTAGTTATGCTAGTTATGCTAGCTTGTTCGTCTTAAACGTTAACGTCCCCGAGCACACGGACGCGTTACCTCAGTCTCCCGCGGCGGGAGGGCGGcccggtccggtccggtccggtccgggTGAACGAGCTCCTCTCCCGGATGAGGAGGCGCCAGGAGGAGACGGCGGCTTTGACTTTGCCTTGACGcgatgctaatgctaatgctaatgctaatggtGCTTAGCATTAGCTCAGATGCAGGAATCATACGTCACAGTGTCCTGGACGGCTGCTCCGGCGAAACGCGTCTTTCTGCCGTTGAACGCGAATTACGTCATTTTTAAACTCGATGTTAAAAATCCGAACCCACCGGAAGGAAAGGTGAACCCCTCAGCGGCCCGTCAGGACGGTTCTGGTCGGTGTCAGCAGCAGGTAAAGTAACTAAAACAGAAGTTACTCTGACAGACAGCAGGTGGGTTCAACGTAAACTTGTCTTCTTCGCTCATCAGCTGCGCAGCGCTGCGCTCAGTGCTGCGCTCAGTGCTGCCGCTGCTGGCCGGAAGATGAACTGCAAcagctctgcagctgctgttcaTCCATATTTTCTCtggatgttttgtttctttttccttcattaCAAACCGAGCTGACAAAACTCTCATGTCTAAAGATCTACCAAGTTTTGACATGCAGTTGGGGTTCATGTTTCAGTTCCTGTATTTTGTTCTTGGATAACTGAAACAGCGTCTTTTTGATACTTCAGAGCCATGTTTACATAAAATGTCAAGCACATTTTAAGCAAAGTTTTGAAAGttcacaaaaaaatctaaatgtgaaTCTGGTGTGTGTTCATAAACTGGGCTACATAAAGCACAATTTGGTCAGAGGATGACGCGGTGTAGGCTCCGTGGCTACGTCACACGTGGATGTGGAAGTAAACAGTCTAGAGGTAAACAACccaggagacaaaatggagaCGGAATTACTTTCAATAGGGCAAGTTGCATGTCAGCTGGCATCGCCACGTTGCATGTCAGCTGGCATCGCCACGTTGCATGCTGTCCGGAGACGACCAAGAAATGCAATGACAGATCATGTCATGTGAGCTGAATGTTCACTATGTCAGAGTTTATTTGGCAAATCTGTAACTCTGattcacaaaagacaaaaaccacctcAAGCAAGCGTACAAACTCTTCTGCAAATTAAaggaagtttttttctttccaaattTTGCCGTTTCCATAAAATTTCTAATGCAATATTCTTCTAAATGCTTTATGGAAACACGGCTATTGTCGGGCTGAGAGATCTGGTGATATCAATATCTCAATATTAGTAAGAATATTAGATGTATTATACCAGTATACATTACCATGTGTAAGTCTGCTTAATCAATTGTTTTTATTGCGATTTTCTTAGAAAGATTatcacacattcatttttcatgccACTGAAATCAAGTATtatataatgaaataaagtcACCCAGCGATACGAACGTGTGAAGGCTTTGTTCAGGCTGCAGGCAAATCAGCTGTTTCTTAAATCAGATCTCTGACAGACAGTCCACACTATTATCTGTTATCTGTTGGTGTCTGGAGAATTCtgattttattcacatttcaaACCACCTGAAATTTACTTTGGATCCGATTTGCAAAACtcacattttatgtgttttttgtccagACTTCCTAAAATCAACTGGACACAATCTGGATGCCAAAAAAGGAGTCTGAACAGAGCCTGTGATGTTCTTGTGTCTGAACAGGATCAAATCCCTGCAGCAGGTTCAACATCTGCTGAGAAGATTGAAACCAGCAGAGTGGAGGCATGTTACACTGTCACATCTGGATGGACTAGtcaggtgtccacatacttttggccatgtagTGTCTGATGTCTGTATCTGCATCTATAATAAAGATCTGACGTCACTTATGAGATGATGATGTAATAAAGAGCACATGTAATTTATTaaacagctgacacacacacacttccatcGCTCCAGCGTCCTCCTCTCACTCTACTGTTTCTTCTTCACCACGTGGGCGCAGTCATATTTGCCTCTGACCACTTTGAGTTTGACTCCGGGCAGATCCTGAGTCCTGCCGCCCTCCACCAGCACCACGTTGTGCTCCTGCAGATTGTGTCCCTCCCCGGGGATGAACACCACCGCCTCCTTCCCGTTAGACAGCCGCACTCGAGCGCACTTCCTGTTGGCAGAGTTGGGCTTCTTGGGTTTTCGGATCATGGTCTTCAGGATCACCGCCTTCAGCTGGGGACGGCCAAACGTGGCGCCGACAGTTTTAGGAGGCGGTTTGGGCTTCCCCTGGCGGTGCATCTGGTTGAGGGTGGCCATCGTCCTGGAGAGGATGGGAGCCGTCCAGGCAGAGGCATGCTGGGAGGCTGCAGACAGGGAAAAGTTatttacatgttaaaaatgtaaagagacGAGATTCTAAtataaaatgcacaaaataaaaatgtaatcttgATTACAGTCATTGATTGATCCCTGCACATGTTTGAAGCCTGGGTCAGGATGTTTTTTGCTGAAATGCTGTGACACCTTTGTTATAATTTAGCTCTGATCATTGAACCACGAGAGTTTCATGCAGATCAAAGCTGTTAAAGTGCTTCAACTGTGAGTCACGTGAAACAggctgaagaaaaaacaatcaatgGGACTACTGCCAGAACCAGGTTCCTCAAAATGTCTCCTGCTAACTGTAAAGAAACTGGTGATGATTGATAATATGTGCAGTCTGCTGCTTTAACATGACATATAATTGTTGATATGCACAGACAACTTCCCCTTTATGAGCACTGGCCTGTTCATATTATACTCATATAAAACCTGTGTGTCAGTCGGGTCGGGGGGGAATCAAAACGTCCACAACAATTGACTTTTTCTTGATGATTTGGCCGGTTAACAAACAAATTCCCCTGAAGAAGGTAAAGAGACAAAACACCACCCTCTCCACAGACCAGCATGCACCTGAGGCAGACCGACAGTGTGCAGGTGTGCAACCTCACCTTGAAACAGTGATGTCAGCGCCGGCCTCAGGCTCCACAACAGAGACATTCCTGAAACAAACCAGAGGAGATCCTGAAGTTCAGGGTTTGTGATGACACGCACCGGGAAACATTGAccaacaaaaagttattaacaaagaTGCTCATCCATgatctgtttcactttgtgagACTGTTCAAGAGATCAACAGACAAACTGTGAAAGCACTAAAGACACATGCTGTAAAATCCTCCTAAAGACTTGGTTTTCTGCTTTCAGAAGGATTAATTCATTAAGGCATCAATAAATAAATCGTTTGTCTTGA includes:
- the mrps12 gene encoding small ribosomal subunit protein uS12m; the encoded protein is MSLLWSLRPALTSLFQASQHASAWTAPILSRTMATLNQMHRQGKPKPPPKTVGATFGRPQLKAVILKTMIRKPKKPNSANRKCARVRLSNGKEAVVFIPGEGHNLQEHNVVLVEGGRTQDLPGVKLKVVRGKYDCAHVVKKKQ